TTTCATTTCATCCATATTATTGGACGATTTAATAGATATCCCTCCAGAATCAAAAGTTAATCCTTTACCTATTATTACAATTGGTTTTTCATTTAAGTTTTTACTTCCTTTATATTCTATAATAGACATCAATGATTCATTTTTTGATCCTTGACCAACAGCTAAATAGGCATTCATGCCGTAATCCTTCATTTGTTTTTCTCCTATTACTGTGGTCGTAATATTTTTAAAATTATCTGCTAATTGACATGCTTTTGAAGCTAAATAAGCAGGATTACAAATATTTGGTGGTAAATTAGCTAAATCTTTTGCTGATTTAATACCTATTGATATAGCCATGCCGTGTTGAATAGCAAGTTCTCCATTTTTTAAATCATGACATGTTGAAATATTAAAAATTATTTTATGTAATCTTTTTCGTGTTTCATTTTTATTACTTTTGAATTTATCAAACACATATAGTGTGTCCATTACAGTTTCTACTGCTTGTCTAATTTTCCAATAATTATTACGGTTTTTCACATATAAATCAGTTAAAAAATATATTGCATTTACTGCACCAGTTTTATTTAATGTATTAATTGTTTTTTTAATAATTTGTTTATATTGACGATCATTTAGTTCAAGTTCTTTTTTACCACATCCAACTAATAGAATACGCTCTGATAATATTTTAGGGACATTATAAAGTAATAATGTTTGTCCTATTTTGCCTTCTAATTCTCCAGAACGTAATAGGTTACTAATATAACCTTCACTAATAAAATCTAGTTTTTCAGCTATAGTCGATAATTTATTAAATTCAAATACACCAATAACAATACAAGAATTGTGCTCTGTTAACAAAATATTATTTTGTATATTAAATTCCATTTATTCTCCTATTTTATAAATGTAGATTAATTTTATGATTAAAATTTATAAAATTATATATTTATTTGACAAAATATACTTTAATTTTAAATTAATTTATTTTTTAATATTTAAAACATAAAATTAGTAAAAAATGTATTTTTTGTTTTTTATTTTAAATATTTAAATTTTTATCATTAATAATGATATATTTCCATTATTAATGATAAAATCATATAGAATTATAAAACATAAAACATATTATAATAGTATATATTATAAGATCTATTTTAATATAAAAACAATTTATTAATTGGTATAATTAGTATGATTATAATTAGATCTTTAGTTAAAGAAACACTAAAAAGTCAGATTTCAATACTTTTTATTCTTATTTTAATTTTTTTTAGTCAAAAAACTATCAATATATTAAGTTCAGCTGTTCAAGGAAATATCCCTTCTGATTTAATTTTTGTTCTTTTGGGGTATGGTATTCCTCAAATGGCACAATTAATTTTGCCATTAAGTTTATTTTTTGGATTATTAATGACTTATAGTAAACTTTATATTAATAGTGAAATTACTGTTATGCATGCATGTGGTTTTGGCAAGAAAATATTAGTTATATCTGCTTTAATTTTAGTGCTATTCACAACTTTTATTGCTACATTAAATGTAGCATTGTTATTGCCTTTATCAGAAAAGTATCAAGAGCAAGCTTTAGCTAATGCTAAAGCTAATCCTAGCTTAGCTAATATAGTTGAGGGTCAATTTAAAACATCTAAAAATCAAAATTTTGTACTTTATATTAATGAAGTAAATAGTAAAAAATTTAACGATATCTTTATCGCAAAATTACGTAAGGATAATCATCAATATCCTTCTGTAATTATTGCAAAAAGTGGTCATATTCATGAGGATATTGATGGTAATCAAATTATTATATTGGATAAAGGAATACATTATGAAGGTAGAGCACTGCTAAATAATTTTCGTATAACTAATTTTAAAGATTATCAATCTATAATAGATCACAAAGAAACTACAGTTATAAGTAATAAAATTGAACAGAAAAATATGTTTCAATTATGGCATTCTACAGATATTGCATCAAAAATTGAGTTTCACTGGCGTTTAACATTAGTATTATCTGTATTGATTATGGCATTAATAGCTGTTCCTTTAAGTAAAGTAAATCCAAGGCAAGGACGAGTATTAAGTATTTTACCAGCTATGTTACTTTATTTATTTTTCTTTTTATTGCAAAGTACTCTGCACTCTAATGCAAAAAAAGGTGTAATTGATCCTATAATTACGATATGGTTAGTCAACGTGGCTTTTTTATTATTATCAATTATATTAAATATTTGGGATATTATTTTTATTCGTAAATTACGATTTTTATTATATAGGATACTGTCTTAATGTTTAATTTAATAGAGAAATATATTGGACGTACTATTATTTACTCAATCCTTATGACCCTCCTAATATTAATTTCATTATCTGGTATTATTAAATTTGTTGAGCAATTAAAAAAGATAGGTGATGGGAAATATACCATTTGTCATGCCGGGTTCTTTACTATATTAACTATTCCTAGAGATATAGAAGTATTTTTCCCTATGGCTGTGTTATTAGGAGCATTGCTAGGATTAGGAAGTTTAGCATCTTGTAGTGAATTAGTAGTAATGCAGGTTGCAGGTTTTTCGCGGTTACAAATTGCGATATCAGTGATGAAAACTACAATACCTTTAGTTATCTTAACTATATTTATTGGTGAATGGATTACTCCTTCAGCAGAACAATGGGCACGTAATTATCGTGCTAAAAAAATTATTGGGCAACCACTAATGGTTACTGATCGTGGTTTATGGGCAAAAGATAGCAATTTTTTTATTCACATTCGAAGAGTGATTGATAAATATAACATAAAAGAAATTTCTATTTATCAATTTGATATAGAAAAAAAATTGCAAGCAATTTTTTTTGCTTCTTCAGGTGAATATAATTCCCATACTCATGTATGGAAATTATCAAAAGTTGATCAATTATTTATTAATAATGAAAATGAAGTTATTGGTTCACATAGTTTATTTATGGATTGGAAAACTAATTTAAACCCAGAAAAATTAGGAATGATTTCTTTAGAACCTGATTCTTTGTCAATTAGAGGTTTATATAAATATATTAGATATCTTAAGGATAGTAAACAAGATGCGCCTATTTATCAATTAAGTATATGGAAAAAAATTTTATCACCTTTTTCTATAACTGTTATGATG
This genomic interval from Candidatus Arsenophonus lipoptenae contains the following:
- the pepA gene encoding leucyl aminopeptidase, encoding MEFNIQNNILLTEHNSCIVIGVFEFNKLSTIAEKLDFISEGYISNLLRSGELEGKIGQTLLLYNVPKILSERILLVGCGKKELELNDRQYKQIIKKTINTLNKTGAVNAIYFLTDLYVKNRNNYWKIRQAVETVMDTLYVFDKFKSNKNETRKRLHKIIFNISTCHDLKNGELAIQHGMAISIGIKSAKDLANLPPNICNPAYLASKACQLADNFKNITTTVIGEKQMKDYGMNAYLAVGQGSKNESLMSIIEYKGSKNLNEKPIVIIGKGLTFDSGGISIKSSNNMDEMKYDMCGAATAYGIMRFIIELKLPINIIAVLAGCENMPSSKAYRPGDILTTMSGKTVEVLNTDAEGRLVICDTLTYIERFNPEVVIDVATLTGACMIALGNHYNGLMSNHDSLANELLNAGNQSGDKAWRLPLSEEFYEQLESKVADLANIGGNYGGAITAGCFLEKFANKYHWCHLDIAGTAWESGKKKGATGRPVTLLAQFLLNRIYITRTNE
- the lptF gene encoding LPS export ABC transporter permease LptF — translated: MIIIRSLVKETLKSQISILFILILIFFSQKTINILSSAVQGNIPSDLIFVLLGYGIPQMAQLILPLSLFFGLLMTYSKLYINSEITVMHACGFGKKILVISALILVLFTTFIATLNVALLLPLSEKYQEQALANAKANPSLANIVEGQFKTSKNQNFVLYINEVNSKKFNDIFIAKLRKDNHQYPSVIIAKSGHIHEDIDGNQIIILDKGIHYEGRALLNNFRITNFKDYQSIIDHKETTVISNKIEQKNMFQLWHSTDIASKIEFHWRLTLVLSVLIMALIAVPLSKVNPRQGRVLSILPAMLLYLFFFLLQSTLHSNAKKGVIDPIITIWLVNVAFLLLSIILNIWDIIFIRKLRFLLYRILS
- the lptG gene encoding LPS export ABC transporter permease LptG encodes the protein MFNLIEKYIGRTIIYSILMTLLILISLSGIIKFVEQLKKIGDGKYTICHAGFFTILTIPRDIEVFFPMAVLLGALLGLGSLASCSELVVMQVAGFSRLQIAISVMKTTIPLVILTIFIGEWITPSAEQWARNYRAKKIIGQPLMVTDRGLWAKDSNFFIHIRRVIDKYNIKEISIYQFDIEKKLQAIFFASSGEYNSHTHVWKLSKVDQLFINNENEVIGSHSLFMDWKTNLNPEKLGMISLEPDSLSIRGLYKYIRYLKDSKQDAPIYQLSIWKKILSPFSITVMMLLALSFIFGSLRNVVMGIRILIGIFGGFIFYLLNEGFANLSLVYGMPPIIAAVLPNIFFFVFSIFLLIKSQ